The DNA window CCGCGTCGTCGATCGTCGCGCCGAGCGGGGTCACGCCCCGGGCCAGGTCGTCGACGAGCAGCAGGGACGAGTGGCCGCCGGAGACGAGCAGGGCCACCGCCGGCTGGGGCAGCGGGCCGTGTTCCAGGGCGTCCACGGCGACGTGGGCGGCCAGGTGGTTCACCCCGTACACGGGCTTCTCGGCGGCCAGCGCGTACCCCTTGGCGGCGGCGACGCCGACCAGCAGCGCGCCCGCCAGCCCAGGCCCGGCGGTCACCGCGATCGCGTCGATGTCGGCGATGGTCACCCCCGCCTCGGCCAGCGCCCGGTCCATCGTCGGCACGATGGCCTCCAGGTGGGCCCGGCTGGCCACCTCGGGCACCACCCCGCCGAACCGGGCGTGCTCCTGCACGCTGGAGGCGAGCGCGTCGGCCAGCAGGGTGTGCCCGCGCACGATGCCGACCCCGGTCTCGTCGCACGAGGTCTCGATGCCGAGGATCAGTGGTTCGTCAGCCATGGTCGTCCTGACTCCGTCGCATGACCAGCGCGTCGGTGTTGCTCGGTTGGTAGTAGCCGCGGCGCACGCCGATCGGCTCGAAGCCGTACGTCGCGTAGAGCCGCTGGGCGGGGGCGTTGTCCGCCGCGACCTCCAGCAGGGTGTGCCGCGCGCCGCGGCGGGCCGCCTCCGCGAGCAGCGCCTCCAGCAGTACCCGGCCGACGCCGCGCCGCTGGGCGTCCCGGCGGACCGCGATGTTCTGCACCCACGCCTCGTCCGGTGGCGCCACCACCAGCCCGGCGTAGCCGAGCACGCCGCCGCCATCGTCGGCGCCATCGGCGCCGAGGGCGACCAGGTAGAAGTGCCCGTTGGCCAGCTCGTTCCAGAACATCGCGGCCGACCACCGCTCGGCGCCGAACAGGTCCGCCTCGATCGGCAGCACCTGCTCGACGTGCCACCAGCGGAACCGCTCCAGCCGCACCCCGGCGGGGATCACGGCGCCACTTCGGTTGGCGGCGGAACCTCGGTTCGCGGCTGCGGGGCCCGCAAACCCGGCCCACTTCTCGCGCTCATGGCAGGACCGACTTGCGGGCGGTGGCCACCACGGCGTCCGGGCGGCGCAGGTAGAGCGGGGTGAGCGGGTCGCCGGGCGCGCCGGCCCGGACCCGCTCGGCGGCCAGCGCGGCGAGCGCGGTCGGGTCGGGGTAGCGGGGCTCCGCCCGCACGGGCAGGCCGAGGACGTCGGCGTACCGGTGCGCGCCGTCGCCGACCGCGACGGTGACGGCCAGGTCGCGGGCGCGCTGCGCGGCGACGGCGGGGGCGGCCACGTCCGGGCCGGCGATCCGCTGGCCCGCGCCGTCGTAGACCGCCCAGTAGACCTCCCGGCGGCGGGCGTCGCTGGCCGCGAGGACCGGCTCGCCGGCCGCCGCCGGGTGGCCGATCGCGTCCAGCGAGCAGACGCCGTACGTCGGGACGCCGAGCACCTGGCCCATGGTGGCCGCGGTGACCAGCCCCACCCGCAGCCCGGTGAACGGGCCGGGACCGAGCCCGGCGACGATCGCGCCCAGGTCGGCGGGGCGGGCGTCGACGTGGGCGAGGACCGCGTCGACCTGCGGCGCGAGCAGCTCGCCGTGCGCGCGGGCGTCGACGGTGCACCGCTGCGCGCGCGGTACGACGCCCTCCGCCGTGACCTCGACCAGCGCCGCGGTCACCGCGGGGGTCGAGGAATCCACCACCAGTACGAGCACGGATGCCACCCTAACCGGCCCACCGGTCACCCGGCGTGACCCCCCGCCCGGCGCCAAAAACACCGGCCCACCCGGCATACGCGGCGCCCGTCAGCTCGGCGTGCGCAGCACGCGGAGGAACGGCGGCAGGAGCCACGGCCGGCGGCCCCAGGCGACGACCCTGCCGCGCAGCACCGTCCTGGCCCGCCCGACCCGACCGAACATCATCAGGTTGAGCGCCGCCGGGTCGAACCGGACGCGGACGTCGGGCCGGGCGCCCGGCGCCGCGACCCGCACCCGCCCGCGGTGCAGGGTGAGGGTCACGTCCGCGCAGTACGCCGACCGGAACTCGACGGTGATCGGGCGCTCGCGGGGCGGCTCGTCGCTGTCGAGCAGCCGGCCGTATCCGGCACGGATCAGCCCGACGAGGAACAGCTCGAAGAAGAGCACGGCCTCCCGGGCGGGGATCTCCCACGGCGACCGGGCGGCCGGGGCGATGTCCCAGCCGTGCACGAGCAGCTCGTTGACCAGGTGGGCGAACAGGCCGGCGAGCGGTGCCCGGGCGCCGCCGAACCAGTCCAGTTGCTCGCCGGGGCGGCTGTCGGTGGTGGCGGCGAGGATGGTGTCCACGTCCGCGCGGAGCCGGGCCAGCAGCGGCCCCGGCTCGCGCTCGGTCAGGTGCGCCAGGACGACGTCGTTGAGGTCGGCGATGGTGTCCACGGTGACGGTCGCCAGCCGGGTGCCGAGGCCCGGGATCGGCAGCGGCTGGTGGGCCGGGTCGAGCTTGACCGCGTACAGCCAGGCGACCGAGACCACGTGGACGAGCGTGTCGGCGACGGACCAGTGGGCGGTGACCATCGTCTCCGGCCGGTCGACCGCCTCGACCAGCCGGATGAACCGGTCAGTCGCCCCGGCCAGCGCGTCCCGGGCCGCCCGCCACTGCCGCTCGGTGATGGTCGCCGCCGCCATGCGCCGCCTCCGATCCACGGTGCCTCCGGGTGGCGCACACTCTACAACGGACGGTCACCGCCCCGTCACCCCGCGACGGGGCGGTGACCCGGGTCAGCCGGCGGACCGCTCCCAGTCGATCGTCGGCAGGCCGGCGTCGGCGAGGGCCTTGTTCGTCGCGCTGAACGGACGGCTGCCGAGGAAGCCGCGCGGGTTCATCGGGCTCGGGTGGCCCGCCTCCAGCACCACGTGCTGCGGGTTGGTCACCAGAGCCGCCTTCTTGCGGGCGTACCCGCCCCAGAGCAGGAAGACGACCCGCTGGTCGAGGGCGTCCAGGGCGCGGATGGTGGCGTCGGTGAACTCCTCCCAGCCCTTGTTCGCGTGCGAGCCGGGGGTGGCCTGCCGGACCGTCAGCACCGAGTTGAGCAGCAGCACGCCCTGCGCGGCCCAGCCGTCGAGGTTGCCGCCGCTCGGCTTGGCCACGCCCAGGTCGTCGCCCAACTCCTTGAAGACGTTGCGCAGCGACGGCGGGACGGGCACCCCGGGGCGGACGCTGAAGCTCAGCCCGTGCGCCTGCCCCGCCTTGTGGTACGGGTCCTGCCCGAGGATCAGCACCCGGCAGTCCCGCGGCGCGCACAGCCGGTACGCCGAGAACAGGTCCTCGACCGGGGGGAACACGGTCTGGGTCGCGTACTCCCCGGCGACGAACTCGGCCAGCGCGGCGGTGCGGGCCGGGTCGAGGTGCGGGGTGAGCACGGCACGCCACTCGTCGGGCAGCAGGCCGAGCAGGTCGAGGGCAGGGGCGTCGTCGGGCATCGGCAACCTTTCGCAGTCGGTCGGCCCTCTTCCTACCAGCCCCCACCGACACCCCCGTCCGCGAGGATCGGCAGTCGCGGGCGAGACGCGGGACGGGGCCCTGACGCGGGCACGTCATCCCGTCAGGCGAGCGCGGCGATGCGGTCCGCCCAGTCCCCGCCGGCGGGCTCCAACTCGACCACCCGGGTGTCGTCGTCCCGGCGGTCGACCCGGACCCGCAGGTGGGCGTCGACCAACTGCTCCACCAGGCCCTCGCCCCACTCGACCACCGTGACCGAGTCCTCGACCGAGGCGTCCAGGTCGAGGTCGTCGATCTCGGCGCGCGGATCGCTCGCGTCCCCGAGCCGGTACGCGTCCGCGTGCACCAGCGCCACCCTGCCGCCGCGCCCGGGGTCGGGTCGGTGCACCCGGGCGATCACGAACGTCGGCGAGGTGACGTCGCCGTGCACCCCGAGCCCGGCCCCGATGCCCCGGGTCAGCGCCGTCTTGCCGGCGCCCAGCGGGCCGGTGAGCAGCAGCAGGTCACCGGCGCGCAGCACCCGGGCCAGCCGGCGGCCGAACGCGTGCGTGTCCTCGACCGTGGGGAGCGTGACGACGATGCTCACGACACCTCCGCAGAGCCGGCGCTCACAGGGCCTCCAGGAAGCGGGTCAGGGCGGCGTTGACCTCGTCGGCGTGCTCCAGCATCACCACGTGCCCACTGTCTGGGATCTTGAGGAACTCGGCGTGCGGCAACCTCCGCACGATCTCCTCAGAGTGGGCCACGGGAGTGATCATGTCCCGGTCGCCGACCACCACCAGCACGGGGGTGCCGGCCAGCGCGGCCAGCGCCGGGTGCCGCGAGTGGGTGGCGATCGTCCGCAGGTAGCGGGTGACCGTGTCGGCCGAGGTCCGGGAGTTCATCTGCTCGACGTACGACACCAGGGCCGGGCTGGGCCGCCGGGAGCCGAAGCCGTACCTGCGGGTGAGCAGCCAGGCGACGTCGGATCTGGACCGACGGGCCGCGTCGATCACCTTGCCGCCGTACCGGGTGGCGTTGCTCATCAGGTAAAGCGCCGGGCCGCCCACCCGGCCCAGCAGGGCGGGCGCGACCAGCCGACTCTCGGCGAGCAGGCCGCCCGAGGTGGCGATCAGCACGGTGCCCACCACCCGGTCGCCGAACAGCTCCGGATACAGCTCGGCGAACGCCATGATGGTCATCCCGCCCATCGAGTGGCCGACCAGCACCAGCGGCCCTTCGGGGGCGGTCCGGTCGATCACCCGACGCAGGGTGCGGCCGAGCGCGCCGAGGTCGTACTCGCCGGTCTCCAGCCGCCCCGACCGGCCGTGCCCCGGCTGGTCGTACGCGACGATCCGGTGCTCGCCCCGCTCGGCGAGCACCTTGCGCTGGAAGTGGAACGTCCCCATGTCGAGGCAGAAGCCGTGCACCAGGATCACGGTCGGGTTGCCGGCGACGGGGCGGGTCGGCTCCACCACCTCGACGTGGATGTCGGTGCCGTCCGGCAGCTCCAGCCGGAACGCCTCGTCGCACCGCTGCTCGCCGAAGACCTCGCCGGCGTACGGGTCGGCCGGGTCGGCCTTGAGCCGGCGGACGAGGACGCGCTCGCTGACGACGCCGGCCGCGAGCCCGGCGGCGGCGACGCCGACCGCTGCCCCGACCACTCCCGCCACCCGTCCGGCGGCGGTACGCGGCCGGGGGATGCGGAACCTGCGCTCGCTTCCCGTCACGGGCGCTCGCCGTCGTAGACGCGGGGCACCCGGACCCCGCCGAACCGGGTCACGATCTCGTAGTTGATCGTGCCGACGGCGTCGGCCCAGTCGTCGGCGGTGGGCTCGCCGTCGGTACCGGGCCCGAACAGGGTCGCCACGTCGCCGGCCGCCACCGGGTCGTCGCCGCAGTCGACCACGATCTGGTCCATGCAGACCCGGCCGGAGAGGGTTCGCCGCCGGCCGGCGAGCTGCACCGGCCCGACGTTCGAGGCGTGCCGGGGCACCCCGTCGGCGTACCCGAGCGGCACCACGGCCAGGTTCGCCTCGCGCTCGGTGACGTACGTGTGGCCGTAGGAGACGCCGGTGCCGGCCGGCACCCGCTTGGTGAGCATGACCCGGGCGCGCGCGGTCATCGCCGGGCGGAGCCCGAACCGCTCGCCGGCCACCGGCGACAGGCCGTAGGTGGCGAGCCCGGGCCGGACCAGGTCGAAGTGGGTGTCCGGGCGGGTCAGCGTGGCGGCCGAGTTGGCCAGGTGCCGGTAGCGCGGGCGCAGCCCGGCCCGCTCGACCATGTCCAGCCCCTCGTGGAAGACCGCGAGCTGCCGGTCGGTGGTGGGGTGGCCGGGCAGGTCGGCGTACACGAAGTGGCTCCACACCCCGACCACCTCGACCAGGCCGTCGGCCTGGGCCTTCGCGGCGGCCTCCAGCAGTGCCGGCCAGTCCGCGACGGTGGCGCCACCCCGGGACAGCCCGGTGTCGATCTTCAGGTGCAGCCGAGCCGGCCGGTCCGCCCGCCGGCCCGCCTCGATCATCTCGTCGAGCTGCGGCAGGCTCGCGGCGGCCAGGTCGACCCCGGCGGCGACCCCGTCGTGCAACGGCAGCCCGGGGGCGAGCAGCCACGCCAGCACGGGTGCGGTGACCCCGGCCCGGCGCAGGGTCAGCGCCTCGTCGAGGGTGCAGACGCCGAGCCAGTCCGCCCCGGCGTCGAGCGCCGCGCGGGCCGCGGGGACCATCCCGTGGCCGTACCCGTCGGCCTTCACCACCGTCATCAGCTCGGCGCCGGTCCCCGACCGCAGCCGGGCCACGTTGTCACGGATCGCATCGAGATCGACGCGCACCTCGGACTGCCACATGACCCCAGCCTACTGACCACGGTGATCAACCCGGGCCGGAGCCGCCGGACGGGCGCGTTCCGCCGCGGTGGCCGCGCCGCCGGCGCGCCCCGGCCTCAGGTCAGCCGGCGCCGCCCCGGCCTCAGGTCAGCCGGGCGAGCACCGGCCGGAGGGCGGCGGCGACGTCCGGCGCGGTCACCGGACCGCCGCGGGCCGCCTCCCGGCCGGCCAGCCCGTGCAGGTACGCGGCAGCGGCCGCCGCCCGTTCCGGGGCCAGCCCGGCGGCCAGCAGCGAGCCGAGCAGCCCGGCGAGCACGTCCCCGGTGCCGCCGGTGGCCAGCGCGGCGGTGCCGGTCGGGTTGACGTACGCCCGGCCGTCGGGGGTCGCGATGATCGTGCGGTCCCCCTTGAGCAGCACCACCGCGTTCATCCACGCGGCGAGGCGCAGCGCGGCGGCCGTCCGGTCGTTGCCGGGCAGTTCGCCGCAGAGCCGGGCGAACTCCCGGTCGTGCGGGGTCACCACGATCGGGGCGTCCCGCCTGCGCAGCTGGTCCGCCATCGACCCGTCCACCAGCAGGGTCAGCGCGTCGGCGTCGAGCACCACCGGGACCGGGGCGGCGAGCACGGCGCGCAGCTCGGCGGCCGCGTCCTCGCCCGTGCCCAGGCCCGAGCCGCAGACCCACGCCTGTACCCGCCCGGCGTCGGCCACCCGGCCCGTGGCGATCACCGACGGATGGTGGTGCAGCACCTCGTCCCGGGCGCTGCCGGCGTACCGGACCATGCCGGTCGGCCCGGCGAGCGCGCCGCCGACGGAGAGCACGGCCGCCCCCGGGTACGTCGCCGAGCCGGTCGCCACCCCGACCACGCCCCGGCTGTACTTCTCCGCGGCCGGCCCGAGCTCCGGCCACCAGTCGACCACGTCCGACCACTCGGTGACCCGCAGCGCCGGGCTGCCGCGCAGCCACGGCCCCAGCCCGATGTCGACCAGCTCGACCTCGCCCGCGAGGGCGGCGGCCGGTCCGACCACCAGCGCCGGCTTCAGCGCCCCGAACGTGACCGTCACGTCCGCCCGGACCGCCATGGGTCGCCCGGACGCGGCCGGCGGGACGTGACCGGTGTCGACCGCCACCCCGCTCGGCACGTCCACCGCGACCACGGTCGCCCGGATGCCGTCCCGCCCGCTGCGCTCCGCCAGGCTCGCGGCGAGCTGGTCCGCGGTCTCCCGCAGCCCGCCGGTGCCGCCGATCCCGACGATGCCGTCCAGCACGAGGTCGACCACGGCTGGCGGCCGGTCCACGAGGCGGCCCCCGGCGGCGCGCAGCGCGGCCAGCCCGTCGGCGTGCGCCCGCCCCGGGGCGAGCAGCAGGGCCGCGACGGCGGCGCCCCGGCGGGCCAGGTGGGCGCCCGCGTACAGGGCGTCACCGCCGTTGTCGCCTGTGCCGACGAGCAGCAGCACGCGCGACCCGTACACCCCGCCCCGGTCGGCGAGCAG is part of the Micromonospora olivasterospora genome and encodes:
- a CDS encoding maleylpyruvate isomerase N-terminal domain-containing protein, whose amino-acid sequence is MAAATITERQWRAARDALAGATDRFIRLVEAVDRPETMVTAHWSVADTLVHVVSVAWLYAVKLDPAHQPLPIPGLGTRLATVTVDTIADLNDVVLAHLTEREPGPLLARLRADVDTILAATTDSRPGEQLDWFGGARAPLAGLFAHLVNELLVHGWDIAPAARSPWEIPAREAVLFFELFLVGLIRAGYGRLLDSDEPPRERPITVEFRSAYCADVTLTLHRGRVRVAAPGARPDVRVRFDPAALNLMMFGRVGRARTVLRGRVVAWGRRPWLLPPFLRVLRTPS
- the tsaE gene encoding tRNA (adenosine(37)-N6)-threonylcarbamoyltransferase complex ATPase subunit type 1 TsaE, coding for MSIVVTLPTVEDTHAFGRRLARVLRAGDLLLLTGPLGAGKTALTRGIGAGLGVHGDVTSPTFVIARVHRPDPGRGGRVALVHADAYRLGDASDPRAEIDDLDLDASVEDSVTVVEWGEGLVEQLVDAHLRVRVDRRDDDTRVVELEPAGGDWADRIAALA
- the rimI gene encoding ribosomal protein S18-alanine N-acetyltransferase, with translation MRLERFRWWHVEQVLPIEADLFGAERWSAAMFWNELANGHFYLVALGADGADDGGGVLGYAGLVVAPPDEAWVQNIAVRRDAQRRGVGRVLLEALLAEAARRGARHTLLEVAADNAPAQRLYATYGFEPIGVRRGYYQPSNTDALVMRRSQDDHG
- the alr gene encoding alanine racemase, which translates into the protein MWQSEVRVDLDAIRDNVARLRSGTGAELMTVVKADGYGHGMVPAARAALDAGADWLGVCTLDEALTLRRAGVTAPVLAWLLAPGLPLHDGVAAGVDLAAASLPQLDEMIEAGRRADRPARLHLKIDTGLSRGGATVADWPALLEAAAKAQADGLVEVVGVWSHFVYADLPGHPTTDRQLAVFHEGLDMVERAGLRPRYRHLANSAATLTRPDTHFDLVRPGLATYGLSPVAGERFGLRPAMTARARVMLTKRVPAGTGVSYGHTYVTEREANLAVVPLGYADGVPRHASNVGPVQLAGRRRTLSGRVCMDQIVVDCGDDPVAAGDVATLFGPGTDGEPTADDWADAVGTINYEIVTRFGGVRVPRVYDGERP
- the tsaB gene encoding tRNA (adenosine(37)-N6)-threonylcarbamoyltransferase complex dimerization subunit type 1 TsaB translates to MLVLVVDSSTPAVTAALVEVTAEGVVPRAQRCTVDARAHGELLAPQVDAVLAHVDARPADLGAIVAGLGPGPFTGLRVGLVTAATMGQVLGVPTYGVCSLDAIGHPAAAGEPVLAASDARRREVYWAVYDGAGQRIAGPDVAAPAVAAQRARDLAVTVAVGDGAHRYADVLGLPVRAEPRYPDPTALAALAAERVRAGAPGDPLTPLYLRRPDAVVATARKSVLP
- a CDS encoding alpha/beta fold hydrolase, coding for MTGSERRFRIPRPRTAAGRVAGVVGAAVGVAAAGLAAGVVSERVLVRRLKADPADPYAGEVFGEQRCDEAFRLELPDGTDIHVEVVEPTRPVAGNPTVILVHGFCLDMGTFHFQRKVLAERGEHRIVAYDQPGHGRSGRLETGEYDLGALGRTLRRVIDRTAPEGPLVLVGHSMGGMTIMAFAELYPELFGDRVVGTVLIATSGGLLAESRLVAPALLGRVGGPALYLMSNATRYGGKVIDAARRSRSDVAWLLTRRYGFGSRRPSPALVSYVEQMNSRTSADTVTRYLRTIATHSRHPALAALAGTPVLVVVGDRDMITPVAHSEEIVRRLPHAEFLKIPDSGHVVMLEHADEVNAALTRFLEAL
- a CDS encoding NAD(P)H-hydrate dehydratase, which codes for MEPVWRVADVRAAEAALMAELPAGTLMKRAAAGLARRCALLLADRGGVYGSRVLLLVGTGDNGGDALYAGAHLARRGAAVAALLLAPGRAHADGLAALRAAGGRLVDRPPAVVDLVLDGIVGIGGTGGLRETADQLAASLAERSGRDGIRATVVAVDVPSGVAVDTGHVPPAASGRPMAVRADVTVTFGALKPALVVGPAAALAGEVELVDIGLGPWLRGSPALRVTEWSDVVDWWPELGPAAEKYSRGVVGVATGSATYPGAAVLSVGGALAGPTGMVRYAGSARDEVLHHHPSVIATGRVADAGRVQAWVCGSGLGTGEDAAAELRAVLAAPVPVVLDADALTLLVDGSMADQLRRRDAPIVVTPHDREFARLCGELPGNDRTAAALRLAAWMNAVVLLKGDRTIIATPDGRAYVNPTGTAALATGGTGDVLAGLLGSLLAAGLAPERAAAAAAYLHGLAGREAARGGPVTAPDVAAALRPVLARLT
- the ung gene encoding uracil-DNA glycosylase, encoding MPDDAPALDLLGLLPDEWRAVLTPHLDPARTAALAEFVAGEYATQTVFPPVEDLFSAYRLCAPRDCRVLILGQDPYHKAGQAHGLSFSVRPGVPVPPSLRNVFKELGDDLGVAKPSGGNLDGWAAQGVLLLNSVLTVRQATPGSHANKGWEEFTDATIRALDALDQRVVFLLWGGYARKKAALVTNPQHVVLEAGHPSPMNPRGFLGSRPFSATNKALADAGLPTIDWERSAG